The Lycium ferocissimum isolate CSIRO_LF1 chromosome 1, AGI_CSIRO_Lferr_CH_V1, whole genome shotgun sequence genome includes a region encoding these proteins:
- the LOC132065999 gene encoding LOW QUALITY PROTEIN: putative F-box/LRR-repeat protein 9 (The sequence of the model RefSeq protein was modified relative to this genomic sequence to represent the inferred CDS: inserted 1 base in 1 codon; deleted 2 bases in 1 codon), which produces MEASSLSTVTPQPLSPPWVELPLEITMDILQRLGKIEILNCAQRVCTAWWKVCHDPAMWRVVDLKYDDGDNLKMPRVLDNICRIAMDRSQGQLLKVSIEYFGNEDKLNYIAERSSQLRHLRLVKFPEYFLKGMAAAAKNCPLLEELHIYFTLISKDDIEIIGHSCPLLKSFILHPDPFGLLRYLPSQDNDKALAIVRSMQFMPELRHLALIDNNLTNEGVQAILDGSPHLQSLDLRXCRYIDLEGDLGRRCRQQILYYEILHYLFADDECRSLFSNNANDDYDDVFGFWDDYHDQYIYYVDDCYYDSD; this is translated from the exons ATGGAAGCGTCATCTTTATCCACAGTTACACCACAACCGTTATCGCCACCGTGGGTAGAGCTTCCGTTGGAAATCACGATGGACATTCTGCAGCGGCTGGGAAAGATAGAGATACTGAATTGTGCACAAAGAGTTTGTACTGCCTGGTGGAAGGTGTGCCATGACCCCGCTATGTGGCGTGTTGTTGACTTGAAATATGACGACGGTGATAATTTAAAAATGCCTAGGGTGTTGGACAACATATGTCGGATT GCGATGGATCGTAGCCAAGGCCAGTTACTTAAAGTCAGCATAGAGTATTTTGGTAACGAGGACAAGCTCAACTATATTGCTGAGAG GTCCAGCCAGCTCAGACATCTCCGACTTGTCAAGTTTCCCGAATACTTTCTTAAAGGTATGGCTGCAGCTGCTAAGAACTGCCCATTGTTGGAGGAGTTACACATTTACTTCACCTTAATTAGTAAAGATGATATAGAAATTATTGGTCATTCTTGCCCTCTGCTCAAGTCATTTATATTGCACCCCGATCCATTTGGTTTACTGAGATATCTACCATCACAAGATAATGATAAAGCTTTAGCTATTGTCAGAAGTATGCAATTCATGCCTGAATTGCGGCACCTTGCTCTCATTGATAATAACTTGACAAATGAAGGAGTGCAAGCCATTCTTGATGGCAGTCCGCACCTTCAATCGCTTGACTTGC GCTGCCGTTATATCGATCTTGAAGGGGATTTAGGAAGAAGATGTAGACAACAGATTCTATATTATGAGATTTTGCATTACCTTTTTGCTGACGATGAATGCAGATCTTTGTTCTCcaataatgctaatgatgactACGATGACGTCTTCGGCTTCTGGGACGACTATCATGAtcagtatatatattatgttgaTGATTGCTATTATGATTCTGATTAG